A genomic region of Novipirellula aureliae contains the following coding sequences:
- the thiC gene encoding phosphomethylpyrimidine synthase ThiC, with translation MSKTQILAARAGEITPEMEFCAKRENLSAELIRDEVAAGRMVIPANKVHAAGALEPMCIGIASKCKINANIGNSAVTSNPGEELQKLHAAVHFGADTVMDLSTGKNIDEIRRQIIEKSPVPIGTVPIYQMLEELGGNIEDMTAQHFLDMCEHQAKQGVDYMTVHCGVLLEHLHLTVNRVTGIVSRGGSLIAKWMMAHNKQNPLYDAFDDLCDIMKAYDVTWSLGDGLRPGSIADASDAAQFAELDVLGELTRRGQENGTQVMVEGPGHIPMDQIQMNVEKQIEICNGAPFYVLGPLVTDIAPGYDHITSAIGAAMAGMYGAAMLCYVTPKEHLGLPNEEDVKQGVIAYKISAHSADVARGRSGSQDRDNALSKARFEFDWNEQFRLSLDPETAKRYHDETLPQDTFKSAHFCSMCGPKYCSMKITEDIRELANAKQLVGMPIAE, from the coding sequence ATGAGCAAGACACAAATATTGGCGGCCCGGGCGGGCGAAATCACTCCTGAAATGGAGTTTTGTGCCAAACGAGAAAATCTTTCCGCCGAATTGATTCGTGATGAAGTTGCTGCAGGACGGATGGTGATTCCGGCAAACAAAGTCCATGCGGCAGGGGCTCTTGAGCCCATGTGTATCGGCATCGCTTCGAAGTGCAAAATCAATGCCAATATCGGCAACAGTGCGGTTACCAGTAATCCAGGGGAAGAGCTTCAGAAACTGCACGCTGCGGTGCACTTTGGTGCCGATACCGTCATGGATTTGTCGACAGGCAAAAACATTGACGAAATCCGTCGTCAGATAATTGAGAAGAGCCCCGTGCCGATCGGGACGGTACCGATCTACCAGATGCTCGAAGAGCTCGGCGGGAATATCGAAGATATGACCGCCCAGCACTTCTTGGACATGTGCGAACATCAAGCCAAGCAGGGAGTGGATTATATGACGGTCCACTGTGGCGTTTTGCTCGAGCATTTGCATTTGACGGTCAATCGTGTCACCGGGATCGTCAGCCGTGGTGGATCGTTGATCGCAAAATGGATGATGGCACACAATAAGCAAAATCCCCTATACGATGCCTTCGATGATCTTTGCGATATTATGAAGGCGTACGACGTGACATGGTCACTCGGCGATGGGCTACGTCCAGGTTCGATCGCCGATGCCTCCGACGCGGCACAGTTTGCTGAGCTTGACGTACTCGGTGAATTGACGCGGCGTGGTCAAGAAAACGGAACTCAGGTCATGGTGGAAGGTCCCGGTCACATCCCGATGGACCAGATTCAAATGAACGTTGAAAAGCAGATCGAAATTTGCAACGGTGCTCCGTTTTATGTGCTTGGACCTTTGGTAACCGACATTGCGCCAGGTTACGACCATATCACCAGTGCAATTGGTGCGGCGATGGCGGGCATGTACGGTGCAGCCATGTTGTGTTACGTGACCCCGAAAGAGCATCTTGGATTACCCAATGAAGAAGATGTGAAGCAGGGTGTGATCGCTTACAAGATTTCGGCGCATTCCGCCGATGTTGCGCGTGGACGATCCGGGTCTCAAGACCGCGACAATGCGTTATCCAAAGCCCGTTTCGAATTTGATTGGAACGAGCAGTTCCGACTATCGCTCGACCCGGAAACGGCAAAGCGATACCATGATGAAACGCTGCCACAGGACACGTTCAAGAGTGCTCATTTTTGCAGTATGTGTGGACCGAAGTATTGCTCGATGAAGATTACCGAGGACATTCGTGAATTGGCAAATGCGAAGCAATTGGTCGGCATGCCGATCGCCGAGTAA
- a CDS encoding DUF58 domain-containing protein yields the protein MKSSTSRVCERKIRLTRLGAHFLFVACFAMFGGALRGFNLLLVIAGILVGAVLMQWRWSRAASIRLSITRKLPSELFAGEPFRVEYTVGNHDRWLTFSMLRLEDRAVAVGKGQTNATVTEHSDQRLTLLHSHLSIGKLRRMETQTHSYPFSPLGRGEWAFGPMAVTTTFPLDLMVCHVGNRERETILVYPRLVPLRRGWQHVLARQRGGSHSATHRGGRGEGVFFGLREWRNGDKLRWIHWRTTARMNEPVVCQYDRPRRYDLCLLLDAYWESEAEDDSNVETAISVVATMIMQLTSENSNRVVLAASGKTFVSALSNGAIKNQKHLLQILAKIQPSDSPRLIDAMEDAAKRGKIRNIVVVSPRAQEAAFESIGPASREQLHRWISHGMLRWINVSDQETRIVEAERHV from the coding sequence GTGAAATCGTCAACCTCGCGTGTTTGCGAGCGGAAGATCCGGCTGACTCGCCTTGGAGCACACTTTCTATTTGTCGCCTGTTTTGCAATGTTTGGTGGTGCGCTGCGAGGATTTAATCTGCTGTTGGTGATCGCCGGGATTTTGGTTGGTGCGGTACTGATGCAATGGCGATGGTCACGAGCGGCATCGATCCGTTTGTCAATCACTCGAAAATTGCCAAGTGAATTGTTTGCAGGCGAACCCTTCCGGGTCGAGTACACGGTTGGCAACCATGATCGATGGTTGACGTTTTCGATGCTGCGTCTTGAGGACCGCGCCGTCGCGGTCGGCAAAGGGCAAACCAATGCGACGGTGACCGAGCATTCGGACCAGCGATTGACGTTATTGCATTCCCATCTCAGTATCGGAAAACTGCGACGAATGGAAACGCAGACGCATTCTTATCCATTTAGCCCGCTAGGTCGTGGTGAATGGGCCTTTGGGCCGATGGCGGTCACAACGACATTCCCGCTTGATTTGATGGTGTGTCATGTCGGCAACCGAGAACGGGAAACGATTCTCGTCTATCCGAGATTGGTACCGCTACGGCGTGGGTGGCAGCACGTATTGGCCCGTCAGCGCGGCGGTTCCCATTCAGCGACGCACCGAGGTGGTCGTGGTGAGGGCGTCTTTTTTGGGCTCCGAGAATGGCGAAACGGCGACAAATTACGCTGGATTCATTGGCGTACGACCGCTCGCATGAATGAACCGGTGGTTTGTCAGTATGATCGACCAAGGCGGTATGACCTATGCTTGCTTTTGGATGCCTATTGGGAGTCCGAGGCAGAGGATGATTCAAACGTGGAGACGGCGATTAGCGTCGTTGCAACCATGATCATGCAACTCACCTCGGAAAACTCGAATCGGGTCGTTCTAGCAGCCAGCGGAAAAACATTCGTTTCGGCTCTTTCGAATGGAGCGATAAAAAATCAGAAACACTTGCTCCAAATATTGGCTAAGATACAACCATCGGATTCGCCTCGTTTAATCGACGCGATGGAGGATGCAGCAAAAAGGGGAAAGATTAGAAACATTGTTGTCGTCAGTCCCCGCGCACAAGAGGCGGCATTTGAGTCCATCGGTCCAGCGTCCCGCGAACAGCTCCATCGCTGGATAAGCCATGGAATGCTACGTTGGATTAATGTATCGGATCAAGAAACACGAATTGTGGAAGCCGAACGCCATGTCTAA
- a CDS encoding AAA family ATPase yields the protein METVLFGKNEVVEMLVVAMLAGEHILLEDVPGVGKTLAAKALAHSLDGKFSRLQFTPDLLPSDITGSMIYRSDRQEFEFCPGPIFANVVLADEINRAPPRTQSALLEAMSEGSVSVDGTTHPLPKPFIVVATQNPFEFEGTYALPESQLDRFLLRTSLGYPDRRWEQQVLSTHRSGEPVDRLEAVATIDSIIHAQSVVRDTRFDASLVDYLLDVVDATRNHPGFEFGVSTRGALSFYRGCQARAVSQSRDFVTPDDIKALAVATLSHRVVHDGVFQGASRQAVEKQIAEILEKVIVPT from the coding sequence ATCGAAACGGTCCTCTTTGGTAAAAACGAAGTGGTCGAGATGTTGGTCGTTGCGATGTTAGCGGGGGAGCATATTTTGCTCGAAGACGTGCCTGGCGTTGGTAAAACGTTGGCGGCCAAGGCGCTTGCCCATTCGCTCGATGGGAAATTTTCGCGGCTGCAATTCACTCCCGATTTGTTGCCGTCGGACATTACCGGCAGCATGATTTATCGGAGTGATCGGCAGGAGTTCGAGTTCTGCCCTGGCCCGATTTTTGCCAACGTGGTTTTGGCGGATGAAATCAATCGAGCACCGCCGCGTACGCAGTCTGCGCTGCTTGAGGCGATGAGCGAAGGCAGCGTTTCGGTGGATGGAACGACTCATCCGTTGCCCAAACCCTTTATCGTTGTCGCGACGCAAAACCCATTTGAATTCGAGGGCACCTACGCGTTGCCGGAAAGTCAACTGGATCGATTTTTGCTGCGAACTTCGTTGGGCTATCCCGATCGCAGATGGGAACAGCAAGTATTGTCAACTCACCGCAGTGGTGAACCGGTCGATCGACTCGAGGCGGTCGCCACCATCGACTCGATTATCCACGCACAATCGGTCGTCCGCGATACCCGATTCGATGCGAGCTTAGTTGATTACCTACTCGATGTTGTCGATGCCACGCGAAACCATCCTGGATTTGAATTTGGCGTCAGCACTCGTGGAGCGCTGAGTTTCTATCGAGGTTGCCAGGCGCGGGCGGTTTCGCAATCGCGTGATTTTGTCACCCCCGATGATATCAAAGCGTTGGCGGTCGCAACGTTGTCACACCGAGTGGTCCACGACGGGGTGTTTCAAGGTGCGAGTCGGCAAGCTGTTGAAAAACAGATTGCCGAGATATTGGAAAAGGTCATTGTTCCAACGTGA